One Vigna unguiculata cultivar IT97K-499-35 chromosome 11, ASM411807v1, whole genome shotgun sequence DNA window includes the following coding sequences:
- the LOC114168476 gene encoding uncharacterized protein LOC114168476, with the protein MISQFYLSFCFLFRSQGNIVPRGQKTMNCSSWGTSESRSLSLEVDFLPQQCHKSKTLSFQFQEQDSSSIHSGQSSTVEMSVQHSSIGSTLGTTEGCVIRSFMQNQDFTFPPPLLDQSQTLAHYADPGYNI; encoded by the exons ATGATTTCTCAATTCTATTTAtctttctgttttctttttcgaaGTCAAGGGAATATTGTTCCAAGAGGTCAGAAAACAATGAATTGTTCATCATGGGGGACTTCAGAATCCAGAAGTTTGAGCTTAGAAGTGGATTTTCTGCCACAACAATGCCACAAGAGCAAAACATTGAGCTTTCAATTCCAAGAACAGGATTCATCTTCGATTCATTCGGGTCAATCTTCTACCG TTGAAATGTCTGTTCAGCATAGTTCTATTGGTTCAACACTTGGCACAACCGAGGGATGTGTCATCAGGTCATTTATGCAGAATCAGGATTTCACCTTCCCTCCTCCACTACTGGATCAAAGCCAAACACTT GCTCACTATGCTGATCCAGGCTATAACATATAA